The proteins below are encoded in one region of Cucurbita pepo subsp. pepo cultivar mu-cu-16 chromosome LG10, ASM280686v2, whole genome shotgun sequence:
- the LOC111803414 gene encoding uncharacterized protein At3g28850-like, whose amino-acid sequence MGCSASKPAAATAATAARSARNSEPFYSPSPLQSASSSPVVGGAFSLPTPLVHHPPVKEGDTHHLVFLTSTTYGSDRPTNPSRPPAKALKPVQFSDQISLSPDSVINTWELMDGLDDDDVDFSHNPISSSSIPAKPNSIPAKPTSKKGFNSAMEEEISSVPRWLPKKPLWKHISEESLLAKLDPNVASTYTRALSSRRHNSDQPNTCRSSSFSTHWPPNFSNTQNRGIVIYFTSLRGIRKTYEDCRLVRTIFRGYRVLVDERDISMDSFFRKELQAKLGGRAPARLPQVFIGGKHVGGAEEIREMNESGELGRMLEGFPAAEERSVCGRCGDVRFVPCLNCYGSRKLFEEDGGLRRCPKCNENGLIRCPSCCTCL is encoded by the coding sequence atGGGTTGCTCTGCTTCAAAGCCtgccgccgccaccgccgccaccgccgcccGTTCCGCCCGGAATTCTGAACCTTTCTACTCTCCTTCTCCATTGCAGTCTGCCAGCTCTTCTCCGGTGGTCGGGGGAGCTTTCTCGCTGCCGACGCCGCTAGTCCACCACCCGCCGGTGAAGGAGGGCGACACCCACCATCTTGTTTTCCTCACTTCCACCACCTATGGCTCCGACCGTCCGACCAACCCCAGCCGACCACCGGCTAAGGCTTTAAAGCCCGTCCAATTCTCCGACCAGATTTCTCTCTCCCCTGACTCTGTAATTAACACCTGGGAACTCATGGACGGCCTTGATGATGACGACGTCGATTTCAGCCACAATCCGATCAGTTCCAGTTCGATTCCGGCCAAACCCAATTCTATTCCGGCAAAACCCACGTCGAAAAAGGGGTTCAATTCtgcaatggaggaagaaatcaGCTCAGTTCCGCGGTGGTTGCCGAAGAAACCACTCTGGAAGCACATTTCAGAGGAATCCCTCCTGGCAAAATTGGACCCAAACGTAGCTTCAACATACACCAGAGCCCTCTCTTCACGACGGCACAACTCCGATCAGCCCAACACCTGCCGGAGTTCATCATTTTCAACTCACTGGCCACCCAATTTCTCAAACACCCAAAACAGAGGAATAGTAATCTACTTCACAAGCCTTCGAGGAATCCGAAAAACCTATGAAGATTGCCGGTTGGTTCGCACAATCTTCAGGGGATACAGAGTTTTGGTAGACGAGAGGGACATTTCAATGGATTCGTTCTTCAGAAAAGAGCTGCAAGCGAAGCTCGGAGGGAGGGCACCGGCGAGACTACCACAGGTTTTCATCGGCGGGAAGCATGTCGGTGGGGCGGAGGAGATTCGAGAAATGAACGAGAGCGGGGAGCTGGGGAGAATGCTGGAGGGGTTCCCGGCGGCGGAGGAGAGGTCGGTGTGTGGAAGGTGTGGGGATGTTAGGTTTGTGCCTTGCCTGAATTGTTATGGAAGTAGGAAGTTGTTTGAGGAAGATGGAGGGTTGAGGAGGTGCCCTAAGTGCAATGAAAATGGATTGATTAGGTGCCCTTCTTGTTGTACATGTTTATGA
- the LOC111803425 gene encoding AUGMIN subunit 1: MSDMISQAGDSDSKLGSDPTSRIAEVKEWLGSEFGRAGKEVPDFEYTPRSVSHLHNLCTLSQAKTRAAEILAKDFRLKAAEYRAQAARIREILESVGMAQENLPSNVVSSAQVLANVANLLNIRDTELSSFLVAMGDITLRKISVEEKRTKVEKDSKVLLDHTRKAIARLTYLKRTLAQLEDDVAPCESQMDNWKTNLAVMAAKERQYMQQCANYKAMLNRVGYSPDISHGVLVEMAEHRKELEKKTKPILDTLRSYQDLPPDKALAALAIEDKKRQYAAAEKYLEDVLHSALTTTH, from the exons ATGAGCGATATGATTTCACAGGCGGGGGATTCCGATTCGAAATTGGGATCAGATCCAACCAGTCGAATCGCCGAAGTGAAGGAGTGGTTGGGATCCGAATTTGGGAGGGCTGGTAAAGAAGTTCCCGATTTTGAATACACGCCTCGAAGCGTCTCTCATTTGCATAATCTCTGCACGCTTTCGCAAGCCAAGACACGCGCTGCTGAGATTCTTGCCAAAGACTTCCGCCTCAAGGCCGCCGAGTACCGCGCCCAAG CGGCGAGGATCAGGGAGATTTTGGAGAGCGTGGGGATGGCGCAGGAGAATTTGCCCTCCAATGTGGTTTCATCGGCGCAGGTTCTTGCGAATGTGGCGAATTTATTGAACATTAGGGATACTGAGCTCAGTAG CTTTCTGGTTGCAATGGGTGATATCACTTTGAGGAAAATTAGTGTTGAGGAGAAGAGGACGAAGGTGGAAAAGGATTCTAAAGTTCTTCTTGATCATACTCGAAAGGCAATTGCAAGACTGACATATTTGAAGAG AACACTAGCACAGCTAGAAGATGATGTAGCTCCATGTGAATCTCAAATGGATAATTGGAAGACAAATTTGGCTGTAATGGCTGCCAAGGAGAGGCAGTACATGCAGCAGTGTGCAAACTACAAG GCAATGCTTAACCGTGTGGGTTACTCACCAGATATTAGCCATGGGGTACTGGTTGAAATGGCTGAGCACAGGAAAgagttggagaagaaaacaaagccCATCCTTGATACTTTAAGGAGCTACCAAGATCTGCCCCCT GATAAAGCTTTGGCTGCTTTAGCAATTGAGGATAAGAAAAGACAGTATGCAGCAGCTGAAAAGTATCTTGAAGATGTGCTTCATTCCGCGCTCACCACGACGCACTAG
- the LOC111803434 gene encoding mitochondrial fission 1 protein A-like: protein MEAKIGKMFESVSSFFGGGDQIPWCDRDVIVGCEREVAEASGGASEERKNESIMRLSWALVHSRQSEDINRGIAMLEASLTNTRTPLQQREKLYLLAVGYYRNAEYVRSRQLLEKCLQIAPDWRQASALKKTVEDQIAKDGVIGIGIAATAVGLIAAGIAAAASRR, encoded by the exons ATGGAGGCAAAGATTGGAAAAATGTTCGAGTCCGTTTCTTCGTTCTTCGGCGGTGGCGACCAAATCCCATGGTGCGATCGTGATGTTATCGTA GGGTGTGAAAGAGAAGTTGCAGAGGCCAGCGGAGGTGCCTCAGAAGAACGCAAGAATGAAAGTATCATGAGGTTATCATGGGCGCTTGTTCACTCAAGGCAATCGGAGGACATTAATCGTGGCATAGCAATGCTTGAAG CTTCCTTAACCAATACTAGGACGCCTTTGCAACAGAGGGAGAAACTTTATTTGTTGGCTGTTGGATATTACAGAAATGCTGAATATGTAAGGAGTCGGCAGcttttagaaaaatgtttaCAG ATTGCACCTGATTGGAGGCAGGCCTCAGCACTTAAAAAGACTGTAGAAGATCAAATTGCAAAAG ATGGAGTTATTGGTATTGGCATTGCAGCTACAGCAGTGGGGCTTATAGCTGCCGGGATCGCAGCAGCAGCGAGTCGACGATGA
- the LOC111803429 gene encoding putative methyltransferase DDB_G0268948 has product MAKLFIKQAEQYAAGRPTYPAKLFEYIASKTPAHDLVWDVGTGTGQAAHSLAAHYTTVIATDTSPKQLDFTTKHPNIHYRHTPPTMSITEVEQTVAPQGSVDLVTIAQALHWFDLPSFYKNVRWVLKKPHGIIAAWCYTLPEVNSAIDAVLRRIYTTNFGPYWEAPRRFIDEEYKTIEFPFESIDEEGTITSFAAEKEMKFEDYLTYLRSWSSYQTAKGLGVELLSNEVIEELEKGWKEDGDMENDIKVAKFPIHLKIGRVGNNN; this is encoded by the exons ATGGCTAAGCTGTTCATAAAACAAGCCGAGCAATATGCAGCCGGAAGACCCACTTACCCAGCTAAGCTCTTCGAATACATCGCTTCCAAGACGCCCGCCCATGACCTCGTTTGGGACGTCGGCACCGGCACCGGCCAAGCTGCTCACTCC CTTGCTGCACACTATACCACGGTTATTGCCACAGACACAAGCCCAAAACAACTCGACTTCACAACCAAACATCCCAATATTCACTACCGCCACACCCCGCCAACAATGTCCATCACTGAAGTCGAGCAGACAGTGGCACCACAAGGGTCGGTTGATTTAGTCACCATTGCACAAGCCCTCCATTGGTTCGACCTTCCATCGTTCTACAAAAACGTCCGATGGGTCTTGAAGAAGCCTCACGGCATCATCGCTGCATGGTGCTACACATTACCCGAAGTCAATAGTGCTATCGATGCAGTCCTCCGTCGCATCTACACTACAAATTTTGGACCATATTGGGAGGCACCACGTCGATTTATAGACGAAGAGTATAAAACGATCGAATTTCCTTTCGAGTCGATAGACGAAGAGGGGACGATAACCTCGTTTGCAGCCGAGAAGGAGATGAAGTTTGAGGACTACTTGACATACTTGAGGTCTTGGTCTTCATATCAGACGGCTAAAGGTTTGGGAGTGGAGCTCTTGAGCAATGAAGTGATTGAAGAGCTTGAGAAGGGTTGGAAAGAAGATGGGGATATggaaaatgatatcaaagtggCTAAGTTTCCTATCCACTTGAAGATAGGGAGAGTGgggaataataattaa